CGGCTATACAACAATAAGCACTTGTGTCATTTTCTCACTCCCAAATGGGCCACCCTGCTAGTGGGAAACCTTTCACCAACGACGAAGCCTGTATATCACAGGTCCTCGGCCCCGTGCTGTTTTGTCTGCCCGACGGTGAGGTAAGCTAATGCCCATTTTGCGACATACTTCGGCTACGGCTACTCCAGTCTCAGATTGTTTGAGAGCAAAGACGATGGCTCGGGCCACCCCGTTGCGCTTCGGTGAACTTCGTTTTCTTTATGACGATTTGTTTGATTTAAGTTAATCCAAATCGCCCGGTTTTCTCTAGTTTATATTGGAACACTTTTCTGGGGGACGTCACTATCTCCATCTTTTCGACCAGTTTCTGTTTTTTCGCCAGCGTTGTCATACTCCTCCTGTTTTTTACAAAAAAACACAGTTTCCGGTAGTTCTCCACGTCGGTGGTCGGGCCGCTGTGTTGCCGCGTAAATGCTGCTACGTTTGCGCTTTCCAGAATGTTTGGCCCGAAACTTCATTCTAACTAAATTCTAAGGTTTTATTAAGTTCTGTCTAAGTCGACCGGTGTTAGTTAAGTAACAAGCAGGCCGTAACAGGCTGTCTATTCTCAACGGCAGGTAACAGCGCGCGGTTGATCTAGTGCGGGCCGAATTGGTACTATAACGATTACAACTATGACTACCGAACAACACAAAGAATACGAAACAACCCTTCCAAAGCCCAGTTCCAGACTGGTGCTTGTCCTTTATGGCGTACTCGCTCTATTCGTACTAGGCACAGGGTATTTACTGTATAAGAATACCCAATTGACCAAAGAATATACCCAGGGGCGCGAAACCCTGCGCAGTGCTATCCAGACAAATCAACGATCTATTGACCGCCAGCAACTGACGTTCGGCATGAAAACGTTTGTCTGGGCGGTACGTAACGCCCTGTTGCAGAATAAGCCGGGCGAAGTCAACGAATACTTTAACACGCTGGTTAAAGACAAAGGTGTTCAGGAAGTCCTGCTGGTTGACCCTGCTGGGAAAGTAATAATCTCAACCAATAAGAAAAACCAGGGAATTGGTTTCGCCAGCCGTTTTCCAACCTATTTGCTTCAGCAACAGGACGTTTATTTTAACGAAAAAAAACCGTATGAGCTGTCGGCGCCCGTTACCGGTCCTAACAAACGTTTAGGAACCCTGGTTATGTTCTACAAACCCACACCAATTCTTGCGGACTAATCACTAAGGTTTCCTCTACCTACGTGCTCATTGATATACGCTTCCCATCCAAATTGTAAACGGCTCTTCTAACCTATTTTTTACTGACCAGCCTTATGGAAACAGAAGCGCATTCATCCAAAACGAATAAGGCCCTCCTGCTACTTGGTCTGCTTCTACTAGCCGTTGGTGGCGTTTATTATTGGAGTCAGTCGCGCCAGCCCGAGGGTACCGGCGATCATACTAAACGGCTGGCTGACTCGTCGCAAACGGACAAAACGCAGGGAAACGATCAATTAGATGAACTACGTAGTCAACTTGAGATTGCCAAGCAGGAAAACGCTTCGTTAAATGATCAACTCAATGGGTTGAATGAATTATTAGCACGAACTTATGATCGGCTTGGCACTTTAGAAGGCACCCGCATTGATCGAATGTTTCCAGCCATACCGAAAAACATTGAGGTTGACCCAGGACAACTCCGCGACAGTTTATCGAACCAACTGGCCCTCATGCGTGGAAAAGCTGATCAGTTGAGTACCGTCGATCAACAGAATAGAGAATTGCAGCAGGCTCTCAACCAACGGGACGCTAAACTGAAAACGATGGTATCTACCTCAGCGGTTACGGGGGATGCCTTCCAGGTAAGTCTCCTGAAATCAAACCAAAAAGTAACAGCGAAAGCCAAAAAAGTAGACGCACTGAATCTTTCGTTCACGGTGCCGGCCGAACGACGTCTGGAGGGAACGAAAGACGTTTACTTAAGTCTGGTCCATGAGTCGGGCCGATCACCGGCGAGGCCGTTGCCATCCGTCACTATCACGCTGCCCTCCGGCAACATAATGATACCCGTCGATGCTAGACAAACCGTTACGTTCAACGGAACGAAACAGCAAATAAATTTTAGGTTTCATCCAGCGGTGAAACTTGAGCCGGGCACCTACCGGGCGTCCGTGTATATAAACGATGCCTATCTGGGATCAGTAACGGTTCAGTTACGGGACAGTTTCTGGTTTTTTTAGGAAAACATTAACGAGAGGTAGTATGGATACCACTACAGTTGTTCTGCCCGCCAGACTTTAGACTATTTTGATAGAATTAGATTAGCTAAGTACTCATGTATAAATTCATTAGGTTCCTTCGTCAGCAGGAAAAAAAACCTTAATGAATTTTAGCTGATCTACTTTCCAACCAATGGAATACTTTTTTTTAAACACGACGTTATGCTTTTACTCTGGAGTTTTTTCCAGCCGCCCCGGGTCAATGAACCACCTTTTACCATCAATGACGGTCTGATCTTATTCTGGAACACTGTTCGCGACTTTATGAAGGGAATCATTGAACGACTCCCCTATCTTATCGTCGGCGCGGTGGTCTTTCTGCTGTTCTGGCTGCTGGCAAAAGCCGTTCAGAAAGTGATTAACAAAGTAGCCGTTCAGAGCCACTCCATAGATGAAACGCTGGCCAGCCTGGTAAGCCGCATCGTCAGTACGCTTATTACCATCATTGGCTTTCTGGCTACCTGCGTGGTTGTCTTTCCGTCGTTCAAGCCCGGCGATATCATTGCGGGGCTGGGTATTACGTCGGTGGCCATCGGGTTTGCCTTCAAAGATATTCTCCAGAATTTCTTTGCCGGTATCCTTATTCTGTGGCGTCGGCCCTTCAAAGTAGGCGACCAGATTCGGGTCAACAATTTTGAAGGCACCGTTGAGAATATCAATATGCGTTCCACCCGGCTCAAAACCTACGATGGCGAGCGGGCCATTCTGCCGAACGGTGACGTTTATACCAGTTCCGTGCTGGTCCGAACGGCTTATCATAAACGCCGGTTAAAATTTGTGGTAGGCATTGGCTATTCGGATTCCATTGAAGAAGCCCGCAGCGTCATTCACGACGTACTGAATGGCATCGAGGGCGTCCTGAAAGATCCGGCTCCCTGGGTATACGTAACCGAACTGGCGGGTTCATCGGTGAACCTGACGATTTTCTTCTGGGTCGAATCTCAACAGGCCAATGCCTTGAAAGTGAGCGATCAGGTGGTGACGGGTATCAAACTGGCCCTCGACAAAGCCAGTATCGACATGCCCTTTCCGCACACGGTGGTCTTGCTGGAAAAACAATCCAACGCCGATGGTCCGGCCATCTTATCACGTCCGGCGGCTAAAGCGAAAGCCGTTTCTTCTTTAAACGGTCAGAACATATGACTGATGTAACATCAACCCTACACGACGGAATATTCAAGGGATGGGAAAGCATCAGACGCGTCGTATTTGTGGGGATAATAGCCTACATTGACCTACTGTTTTTTCTGCGGATTTCAGGAAAACGGACCCTATCGAAAATGAATGCCCGCGTAGGTGGTCCGATTTGATCTGGTGATAACGGCGACACTTGATGGCACCTTTTCGACCAGTATTATCTCTCGCCAGACGGGCTTAACCGACAGATTAACGGCACTGGCGCTGCTGGTTGCTCTACAGTATAGCGTTGCCTGGCTATCCATCCGCTGACCCTGGTTTCAGTGCATGATCAAAAGTGAATCCACCCTGCTGTTTCACAACGGGAATTATCTCTGGCAGGCGATGCGCCAGCCCTCATAATGTTCAGCCGCTCGCTACAGATCGAAATCAGGTATAATACATAAACTTTTATCAATGGAACATAGATCTTCTTTTTCGCGCCGGGTGGCTACGGCGGCCTTCATTACGTTGCTGATAGCGGCCCTGTTCTGGCTGATTGGCTACGCAGCCAGCTTTTTCTTTCTGGTATTTGGCGGGATTACGTTCGCGGTAGTTATCAGTGCCATGGCGCATTTTATCCAGCACAAAACACCATTGTCATATGGGCCATCGGTGGCTATCGTCCTACTCCTGCTTGTCGGCCTGATCGGAGGTACCATCTGGGGGTTGGCACCAACCGTCAGCCAACAGGCCAATGACCTGGCCAAATCGATACCAAAATCGGTCGATCAATTAAAAATGACGTTACAGAAAACCGAGTGGGGAAAGAACTTGCTGGATGGCATTCCAGAAAACCCAAGCGATCTGCTCTCCTCAGGTGTACCAGGCAAAGGGGTTTTTTCGGAACTAACGGGTATTTTTTCGGGTACGCTGGGCGGCCTGGTCAACGTACTGATTGTGATCATCACAGGAATTTACCTGGCATTTAATCCCGGTAATTATCGAAGGGGGTTCGTACGGTTGTTCAACCCATCTTACCGGAATCGGCTGCTCGACGTAATGGATACCTGTTACTCGACGCTGAAGAACTGGTTTATCAGTCGGACTATTACCATGACGGTGGTGGGCGTAGTAACTGGAATCGGACTGGCGCTGCTGGGCGTTCCGTTCGCCATTGTCTTGGGTATTATTGCCGGGGTGTTGAACTTCATTCCAAACCTGGGTCCATATATTGCGCTGGCTCCGGCCCTGCTGGTTGCCTTACCGCAGGGCACCGAGTACCTAGTGTACGTTTTCGCCCTATACATGGGCGTGCAGTCGCTGGAAGGCTACGTATTGACACCCTTACTGGATAAAAAATTTGTATCGCTGCCCCCCGCGCTACTGTTATTCGGGCAGGTCCTAATGGGCATTCTGGTAGGTTTGGTCGGCGTCCTGTTTGCGTCCCCGCTGATTGCTGTTCTGATGATTATCGTGGAGGAATTATACGTCAAAGACCGGTTGGAACAGAAAACCTAACGCATTTTTAGTTAAACCAATCTCTAATAAAAAGCTCAACAAGATGAAAACGATTAAACACATCACCCTAAGTCTGGTTATCGCGATTGCCCTCAATGCCTGCACACCTAAAATGGCTTTTACATCCTCGTCCGTAGTTCCCGCAGCGAGTGGAACCATCAATGTAAAAAAAGACAAAAACGAGAATTACACCCTGAAAGTGAACGTACATAATCTGGCGGAATCTAAAAACCTGACACCATCGAAGGGCAGTTATTTGGTTTGGATGAAGCAGAATGACCGGTCGGTTAAGAAACTGGGGCAGTTAAACCCTTCCGGCAAAACCCTCACGGCATCCTTAAGCGCAACGGCGGTTGCCAAACCTCAGGAGGTTTTCATCACCGCTGAAGATAACGCTGAGATTCTGTATCCGGCGGGTCAAACGGTACTAACGACCGAAAAATAATAGAGTGACTACGTTAAATTTTTTAATTTATAAAACCCTATGGAAAGCAAAGACAGAGAAGACATCATCCGGGCCAAACAGGCCATTTCACCGAATGGACTGGAAAATCAGTCGGCCGAAGGACACAGTGACGTAGGCAGTGAACAACCCGCCAGCGATTTGCCTGACGAGAAACTGCCCAATGATGATTTGAACGAGAAATACACCGATGGCCCTGACAAGCCGGGCGAAAACGTTCGGATAATGAATCCCAACCGGAACCCGAACGATAAGCCGGACATCGACGAACCTGCCTACGATTGAATGTAACCCAGGTAATACGATAAACCAATAAGAATCAAAACGGTGGCTTACTATTCTGGATAAGCTGCCGTTTTGCAGTTTTGAGAATACTTCCAGTAATGTTACGTACTTGCATGCTACAGATCAGAGTTGACAGTTATTAGAACTGTTTACGAATAACTCTACCGCTCCCCTACTCAAAATCGTTCAATTAACTGCCCGCTATTCTAGTTTTCTGAACAGCCTAACTTGCGATAAACTAGCTAGCTATATTCAATTTGAAACTAAAGAAAATTAGTCCATGGAAACCTCGACTTCCCACTCGGGCCAAGGCAAGCTACAATTACTCGTACATGTTGCATAAACTCATTGCCACGATGAGAATAAGCAGTTGATTAGTGAGACGGCAATTTGAGACTGCTAATAATGTCCGGGTAGAACTTCTGGGAGGGAGACATGCTGTTGGGGAAAAACGGGCATTTAATGGAACAGCCTCCTACTTGACCTGCTTGGCCCAATCCAGTAGCGCAGGATATAAGTTGGCCATCGGCTCGCTCGGCTTGAGCAAGCTATAGAGTTCGCTCAATTTTTGCATAAACTCAGCGAACCGAATATAGTGGCGGTGTTCCACCATCAGTTTTATCCGCTGTTCCACTACATAGGCCGCAGTTTTTGTATCATACTGATCCTTGATATAGAGACAAAACAAGGCATGAGTCATGTATTCATTGAACACCGCCTGAGGACTACAGTAGTCCTCAGTATCCCCACCGGTTTGGGTCCACACTGACCGATTTACAAAGATAGAATCTACACTTTTTTTAAAGCGAGAAGTCGTTGGATTAACATAATTGTGGTCTATTTCCGTAAACACGACCCCCGACGCTAAGCCCTGTTGCTTAGGAAAAGTTAGGTCGCTCCGAGTCGTATAAGCGGTCGGACTGTTAATAAACATAACGGCTTCCCGATAAAGCTTGCCCTGAATATAACGCGCGTATTGCTGAGTACTGTGCGAACCACCGATCAGGGGCGAAAAGACAATCCGATAACAGCTGAACCGTTGCGGAAAACGAGCTTCCAGCCAAGTCCACATCTTGCGAACGGGCATCAACTTTCGCTCCTGCACGATCAATTGCTGATAAATGGGCCGTTGGCGTTGATAAAAGGCGCGGTAGCCTGATTTCTTGGCAAAATCTTCTATTTGCGGGGCTAACTGGCGAAAAAGGCTGTTGAAAGTCTCCCAATCCGGTCCGGTTACATAGTAGTGTGGCCCTGTCCACATCAGCTTGTCGTGTTCGAAATGATAGGCATAACTGTTTTCCCGAAAGTCGTAGTAGTTGGCGTAAGTATCAGCCAGTTGGTTGATACTTACGAACACAGGATGATTCAGAAAGGGTTTAAAATGGGTAATTACCTGTTGATAGTAAAGGCCTGACCTGGGTAAGCTCGCGTTTTGTTTACCGTGTTCCGATAGCAGCCAAAGGATATTAGCTAATTCATAGACTTCAGGAATGGCAAATTCATCCTGGTCGGTATGGCTGTGGACATAGCTATCCGAAAACTGACCAGGAACTCCGTTGAATCGCAGGCGATAGGTAGCCCTGCCAGTGGGTAATTCTAACGGAATATATATATGCTGATCAAAGGGACTATTAGTATAGTTGAATCGGACGCTATCTCGGCCCGTCAGGAGTATAGCATAAGCCCCCGGATAGCCGTCGTTACCTAAGTCAACGGTATCTCCCACCAGTGCAGTGAGTGGAAAGGGCCTGGTTGAACCGGAGGAAAGAACCGCAAATTGGGTGCTGTCGAGCTTCAAGCTTCGGGGGTAAGACTGTGTTTGAGGTTTCTGTGATGGAATCAACTGTCCGAATGCACATGAGGTAACAAAGACGAGAACAGCGACTAATGTTTTGATCACGACTATCTTACTAATCATACCTGTCCTGTATTTGATGACGCGAAGGTTACTATCTATTGAACCGTTTTGTCAGTCAAAATACAAAAGGGTGGCTGAACCAACGGTTCGTCAGATTTATAATTTAACGGCCGCTGCCCGGTCTTAAAATATCGCTCGCATAATATAAGTTCAAGACAGGTTTCAAATCATTCAATCCAGGTTACTACCTGGCAACCGATTCGCCCTAAAACCGGCCATAAGCGCATCCGATTAATTCGACCAACTCCTGGCCGAGAACCCCTACTATACCACTCGCTAGATACTCCCCTCCACGACACGGATTGTACTACCGAGCAAAGTAAAGTTAATCAGTAAAGCAGCGATTGAGCCACTTCCTACTGACAAGCTGTGCCCCAGCCGTCCATCAGGTGCCTTACAGGAGAAATCAGGTATCAACCGCTTTGCAGTACTGAACGAATTACGCAACCATGAAACTTTCCGTGTTTGGTAGTCTCTGGATAATCTGCCTGGGAGCCGCTTTAGTACCAAGCAAACAGGAGCCATCTCCCCAAAAGCTTACCCTCAACAAACCCCTTATCCTGGAGAAGGATAAACCCGTCTACATGCTGACTTATTTCCGGCAACGGTATCCGACCCGGATTGAAATTGATGCTAAAGGAAACACTGTTGAGGTACCGCTGCCTAACCCGATGTTAATTAATAAGCTGCACATTGCCTTGTCCACCGATGGCAGGCATTGGACACCCTTAAACGACAACAAACCGGTATGGGACCAACATGTTCGGGATCCTTTTGTGCGCAAAGGACCCGACGGGATTTGGCGACTCTTGTCAACGGGTGGAGGCACGGGCAACAACCGGCAGGAAGTCGGGCCCAGCTGCCTTTACATTACCTCCAGAGACTTAATTCATTGGCAGCTTGAAGGGCCTTTGTCGCTCATGAAGGATGTGCGCAATGACTCAGGCACCTTGGCCCGAAATATCTGGGCACCCGAATGGTACTATGACCAAAAAACCGGTGAGTATTTGCTGGTCTGGTCTTCCTCTTTTGAGGATGCGGGCTGGAAACAAAGTCGACTTTGGTCCTGTCGAACCCGGGATTGGAAAACCTTCACTCCGGCCAGGGTATTTTTTCATCCACCCTATTCGGTGATCGATGGTACCTTGCTACAGGCCAAAGGAACCTATTATTTGTTTCATAAGGAAGAGGAGTTTGGGGTCAAAACAGGGGAACGAAGGGCTATCCGGGTAGCTACGTCAAAAAGCCTTGGAGGTCCTTATAATCTTGTACAAGGCTCATTAAATAAGGGCCAAATTGTTCCTGTCATTACGGAAGGACCGACGGTCATCAAGGACCCTCTCAAACCCGGTTGGCTCTTGTTATATGATTATTGTATGACGGACCGTTTTGGGGCTTCTTACTCGGCTGATTTACGTCACTGGACCGTGGAAAAAGACGTAGCTTTCCCTGCTGAAGCCCGGCATGGTTGTATTTCGCTCTTAACGGCCCAAGAAGCACAAACTTTACACGCAACATTTGGCAACACACACTGAGTGGATTACTAGCTGTAAAGCCTAC
This DNA window, taken from Spirosoma agri, encodes the following:
- a CDS encoding sensor histidine kinase, translated to MTTEQHKEYETTLPKPSSRLVLVLYGVLALFVLGTGYLLYKNTQLTKEYTQGRETLRSAIQTNQRSIDRQQLTFGMKTFVWAVRNALLQNKPGEVNEYFNTLVKDKGVQEVLLVDPAGKVIISTNKKNQGIGFASRFPTYLLQQQDVYFNEKKPYELSAPVTGPNKRLGTLVMFYKPTPILAD
- a CDS encoding mechanosensitive ion channel family protein; amino-acid sequence: MLLLWSFFQPPRVNEPPFTINDGLILFWNTVRDFMKGIIERLPYLIVGAVVFLLFWLLAKAVQKVINKVAVQSHSIDETLASLVSRIVSTLITIIGFLATCVVVFPSFKPGDIIAGLGITSVAIGFAFKDILQNFFAGILILWRRPFKVGDQIRVNNFEGTVENINMRSTRLKTYDGERAILPNGDVYTSSVLVRTAYHKRRLKFVVGIGYSDSIEEARSVIHDVLNGIEGVLKDPAPWVYVTELAGSSVNLTIFFWVESQQANALKVSDQVVTGIKLALDKASIDMPFPHTVVLLEKQSNADGPAILSRPAAKAKAVSSLNGQNI
- a CDS encoding AI-2E family transporter, which codes for MEHRSSFSRRVATAAFITLLIAALFWLIGYAASFFFLVFGGITFAVVISAMAHFIQHKTPLSYGPSVAIVLLLLVGLIGGTIWGLAPTVSQQANDLAKSIPKSVDQLKMTLQKTEWGKNLLDGIPENPSDLLSSGVPGKGVFSELTGIFSGTLGGLVNVLIVIITGIYLAFNPGNYRRGFVRLFNPSYRNRLLDVMDTCYSTLKNWFISRTITMTVVGVVTGIGLALLGVPFAIVLGIIAGVLNFIPNLGPYIALAPALLVALPQGTEYLVYVFALYMGVQSLEGYVLTPLLDKKFVSLPPALLLFGQVLMGILVGLVGVLFASPLIAVLMIIVEELYVKDRLEQKT
- a CDS encoding DUF4932 domain-containing protein, with product MKLDSTQFAVLSSGSTRPFPLTALVGDTVDLGNDGYPGAYAILLTGRDSVRFNYTNSPFDQHIYIPLELPTGRATYRLRFNGVPGQFSDSYVHSHTDQDEFAIPEVYELANILWLLSEHGKQNASLPRSGLYYQQVITHFKPFLNHPVFVSINQLADTYANYYDFRENSYAYHFEHDKLMWTGPHYYVTGPDWETFNSLFRQLAPQIEDFAKKSGYRAFYQRQRPIYQQLIVQERKLMPVRKMWTWLEARFPQRFSCYRIVFSPLIGGSHSTQQYARYIQGKLYREAVMFINSPTAYTTRSDLTFPKQQGLASGVVFTEIDHNYVNPTTSRFKKSVDSIFVNRSVWTQTGGDTEDYCSPQAVFNEYMTHALFCLYIKDQYDTKTAAYVVEQRIKLMVEHRHYIRFAEFMQKLSELYSLLKPSEPMANLYPALLDWAKQVK
- a CDS encoding glycoside hydrolase family 43 protein; protein product: MKLSVFGSLWIICLGAALVPSKQEPSPQKLTLNKPLILEKDKPVYMLTYFRQRYPTRIEIDAKGNTVEVPLPNPMLINKLHIALSTDGRHWTPLNDNKPVWDQHVRDPFVRKGPDGIWRLLSTGGGTGNNRQEVGPSCLYITSRDLIHWQLEGPLSLMKDVRNDSGTLARNIWAPEWYYDQKTGEYLLVWSSSFEDAGWKQSRLWSCRTRDWKTFTPARVFFHPPYSVIDGTLLQAKGTYYLFHKEEEFGVKTGERRAIRVATSKSLGGPYNLVQGSLNKGQIVPVITEGPTVIKDPLKPGWLLLYDYCMTDRFGASYSADLRHWTVEKDVAFPAEARHGCISLLTAQEAQTLHATFGNTH